Part of the Pseudomonas sp. Leaf58 genome is shown below.
AGCACTGGCAGCAGCTGTTCCACCGGCACTGGCTCGGGGAAGGCGCTGCGAATGCGGTTGAGCAAGTCGCAGAAGGCCGCCTCGCTGTCGGTGTCGCCCACCGGCCGGTAGAAGCTGGCCAGGCCCTTGAAATCGCCCAGCTGGCCGTTGTGCGCGAAGCACCAGTTGCGGCCCCACATTTCCCGCACGAACGGGTGGGTATTGGACAGGCACACCTTGCCGACGTTGGCTTGGCGGATGTGGCCGATGACCACTTCGCTCTTGATCGGGTAACGCTGCACCAGGCTGGCGACTTCCGACTCACTGCTGGCGGCCGGGTCTTGGAACAGACGCAGGCCACGGCCTTCGTAGAAGCCGATGCCCCAGCCGTCACGGTGCGGGCCGGTGCGGCCGCCGCGCTGCATCAGGCCGGTGAAGCTGAAGACGATGTCGGTGGGGACGTTGGCACTCATGCCCAGCAGTTCGCACATAGGCGTGGCTCCAGTTACAGACGGGGCTCGACCCGGCCACCGCCACGGGGGGCAGGCGGTGGGGCGTCACGGTAGCGGTCGTGGCGCTCGGCGGCCAGCGGGGTTTGGCTACCGAACTGCTCATCTTCAGCAGCCTGGCGCTGGGCAGCGGCCTCGGCCTGTGCGCGGCGCTCGCGGGCGCGCTTTTCCAGCGGCCAGCGCAGCAGCACGAAGAGGAAATACAGGCCGAAGGCGATCATGCCGTACATGGCGAAGTCGGACACCGCGCGCCAGGCGTTGTTGCCAACCTTGAAGGCGACGTCCAGGGCGGTGATGGCAATGGCCGGGGCGAAGCTTTCCTTGACCGGGTCGACGATGGTCGGGGTTAGTAGCAGCACTGCCAGCACCACCCGCAGCGGTTCGCGCAGCCAGCGCCACATCCAGCCGGTGAGCTTGAAGGCCACCAGCAGGCAGCCGAGGGCGGCAACGGCGTAAAGGCCCCAGGCGAGGGTGTAGTCGTTCTCGGTCATGGTGTTCGTGCAAGCCAGGCGAAGAGATGCCTATGATAAACACTTTTCCGGGCGCAGACAGTGTTTGCCTGAACCGGCCTCTTCGCGCGAAACCTGTAGGAGCGGGCTTGCCCGCGAATGGGCCGGCACAGGCCCCCTAATCAAGAGATCCTCAATGCCAACCAAGCCCCACCCCCCAATTGCCCATCAGGCCCAGGCCGCCGACCCGTACGCCTGGCTGCAACAGCGCGACACCCCCGAGGTACTCGCCTACCTGCAGGCCGAAAATGCCTACCAGGAAGCCTGCCTGGCCGACCAGGCGCCACTGCGCGAACACCTGTTCGAAGAAATCAAAGGGCGCATCCTGGAAACCGACCTGTCGCTGCCAGCGCCCTGGGGCCCCTACCTGTACTACACCCGTACCACCGCTGGCGACGAGTACCCGCGCCACTACCGCTGCCCGCGCCCGGCGGACGATTCCAATACCGTCGATGAAAGCCAGGAACAACTGCTGCTCGACCCCAACGCCTTGGCCAACGGCGGCTTCCTGTCGCTGGGCGCCTTCAACGTCAGCCCCGACCACCGCCTGCTGGCCTACAGCCTCGACACCAGCGGCGACGAAATCTTCACCCTGTACGTCAAGGACCTGGCCAGTGGCAGCGTCACCACCCTGCCCTTCGACGACTGCGACGGCAGCCTGACCTGGGCCAACGACAGCCAGACGCTGTTCTTCGCCGAGCTGGACGACACCCACCGGCCGTGGCGCCTGCGTCGCCATACCCTGGGCAGCGCCGCCGTGCAGACTGTGTTCGAAGAACCCGACGGGCGCTTCTTCCTGCACTGCTACCGCACCAGCTCCGAGCGCCAGCTGGTGCTGTTGCTGAACAGCAAGACCACCAGCGAGGCCTGGGTGCTGGACGCCGACACCCCGCAAGCACCGTTCACCTGCCTGGCGCCGCGTGTCGAAGGCCACGAGTACTTCCCCGACCATGGCCAGCTCGACGGCCAGTGGCGCTGGTTCATCCGCACCAACCAGGACGGCATCAACTTCGCCCTGTACCACGCCCCGGTGGCACCAGTGCCTAGCCGTGATCAGTGGCAAGTGCTGGTGCCGCACCGCGACACGATCATGCTCGAAGGCCTTAGCCTGAATGCCGGTGCACTGACCCTGAGCCTGCGCGAAGGTGGCCTGCCGATCATCGAAGTACGCCCGCAAGGCCTGGCGGCCTACCGCGTCGAGCTGCCCGATGCGGCCTACAGCCTGTACGTGCAGGACAGCCTGGAGTTCGCCAGCCCACGCCTGCGCCTGCGTTACGAAGCCCTCAACCGCCCGGCCCAGGTGCGCCAGCTGGAGCTCGCCAGCGGTGCCCAGGCCGTGCTCAAGCAAACCCCGGTGCTGGGGCCGTTCGATGCCGATGACTATGTCAGCCAGCGCCTGTGGGCCAGCGCGCCAGACGGCACGCAAGTACCGATCAGCCTGGTGCGCCGCCGCCAGGACCTGGGCCAGAGCGTGCCGCTGTACCTGTACGGCTACGGTGCCTATGGCGAAAGCCTCGACCCGTGGTTCTCGCATGCGCGCCTGAGCCTGCTGGAGCGCGGCGTGGCCTTTGCCATCGCCCACGTGCGCGGCGGCGGTGAACTGGGCGAAGCTTGGTACCGCGCG
Proteins encoded:
- a CDS encoding S9 family peptidase; translation: MPTKPHPPIAHQAQAADPYAWLQQRDTPEVLAYLQAENAYQEACLADQAPLREHLFEEIKGRILETDLSLPAPWGPYLYYTRTTAGDEYPRHYRCPRPADDSNTVDESQEQLLLDPNALANGGFLSLGAFNVSPDHRLLAYSLDTSGDEIFTLYVKDLASGSVTTLPFDDCDGSLTWANDSQTLFFAELDDTHRPWRLRRHTLGSAAVQTVFEEPDGRFFLHCYRTSSERQLVLLLNSKTTSEAWVLDADTPQAPFTCLAPRVEGHEYFPDHGQLDGQWRWFIRTNQDGINFALYHAPVAPVPSRDQWQVLVPHRDTIMLEGLSLNAGALTLSLREGGLPIIEVRPQGLAAYRVELPDAAYSLYVQDSLEFASPRLRLRYEALNRPAQVRQLELASGAQAVLKQTPVLGPFDADDYVSQRLWASAPDGTQVPISLVRRRQDLGQSVPLYLYGYGAYGESLDPWFSHARLSLLERGVAFAIAHVRGGGELGEAWYRAGKQEHKHNTFSDFIACAEHLITEGVTAADRLAISGGSAGGLLIGAVLNLRPELFRCAIAEVPFVDVLNTMLDPELPLTVTEYDEWGNPEEPEVYERIKAYAPYENVKAQAYPAMLVVAGYNDSRVQYWEAAKWVAKLRTCKTDSNLLLLKTEMGAGHGGMSGRYQGLKDVALEYAFVLGELGIA
- a CDS encoding class II glutamine amidotransferase codes for the protein MCELLGMSANVPTDIVFSFTGLMQRGGRTGPHRDGWGIGFYEGRGLRLFQDPAASSESEVASLVQRYPIKSEVVIGHIRQANVGKVCLSNTHPFVREMWGRNWCFAHNGQLGDFKGLASFYRPVGDTDSEAAFCDLLNRIRSAFPEPVPVEQLLPVLVEACAGYRGQGVFNCMLSDGDWLFCFCSTKLVHITRRAPFGAARLKDVDLIVDFHTETTPNDVVTVIATEALTENETWQRYEPGQWALWRHGECVAHGQS